CTTCGAAAGCGTTAGAAGGATTCGATTTCAGGAAGGACCTGCATCGGATCCGTGCCGAGGCGCTCGTCATTGGCGGTTTGCACGACGGATTGAATCCGCCTGAATACGGTGAGGAGACTGCCCAGCTTATTCCGGCTGGTGTTTTCCTGGAATTCAAATTATCGGGCCACGCGCCGAATGTCGAACAGCCTCGCCTGTTCATCGAAGTCGTCTCGAACTTTTTGGAATGACCTGATGAGCCAAACACGCATAAATCGCTGCAGAAGCGCATAAATCCGGATATTCACGCATAAACCTCTAGAAATACGCATATCGCCGAATATGTACGCATAAATCCGCCCAAAAGCTCATAAACGCCCGCAATCACGCATAACTCAATTCACGCACACAAAAAAAGAGCCCCATTAAGAGGCTCTTTTTCATTAAACTGTGAAGAATGATGACTTCTTCTCTCCATTCAGTATCGTACCGATGAAGAATGAACCGAATACGCCATAGCGCGCGCTCACTTCGTCGAAGCGCATCTCGTAGACTAACTTCTTGAACTGGAGAACATCATCAGAGAACAATGTTACGCCCCATTCGAAATCGTCGAAACCGACGGAGCCTGAAATGATCTGCTTCACTTTGCCTGCATATCCGCGGCCGATCATGCCGTGGCTACGCATCAATTCCTTGCGCTTGTCCATGCTGAGCATATACCAGTTGTCTTCGCCTTCGCGCTTCTTATCCATCGGGTAGAAGCAGATGTATTGGTTGCGCGGGAGTTCCGGATACAGACGTCCACGTACATACGGGTTCTGGTACGGATCTTCATCCGACTCGCCCGCAAGATAATTGGACAGTTCCACGACGGATACATAGGAATAAGCCGGGATTGTATAATCTGCAATCGTCAATTTGTTGAATTCAGCTTCGAGCTCCTGCAGTTCGT
The sequence above is drawn from the Sporosarcina luteola genome and encodes:
- the hemQ gene encoding hydrogen peroxide-dependent heme synthase — its product is MNEAAITLDGWYVLHDLRSMDWASWKLISKEERKAAIDEFMAYLDKLQQADDAKTGSHAFYTVVGQKADFMLMILRPTIDELQELEAEFNKLTIADYTIPAYSYVSVVELSNYLAGESDEDPYQNPYVRGRLYPELPRNQYICFYPMDKKREGEDNWYMLSMDKRKELMRSHGMIGRGYAGKVKQIISGSVGFDDFEWGVTLFSDDVLQFKKLVYEMRFDEVSARYGVFGSFFIGTILNGEKKSSFFTV